AAATTAATGGTTTTTCTATGGTATATGGTTTGTATAAAAATTAGTGGAATTGCCTCAAATAGCTTGTTTAAGCTTGCTTTCTACAACTCCGTGGTGATGTAATTACAGCACCTTTTCTGGGTTTCAAAAAATGGTTTTTCTATGGTATATGGTTTAATTGTATTATTATGTATTTAATAGTAGTGTACATTGAATGGTTATATGTATCACAAAGTACTATATAATTTTATTTAATTACAAGCTTTTGAAAAAAATAATTACATATCCTTGCAAAAAACTTTTTAATTCACGTATAAAAAACAATACACAATGGAGATTTTAATCAGGACTGTATGATGCTTGAGTTTTAGTATTGTATAATGGCAGGTAATCTGGGAAGAGATGTGGAAACCTAAAAACTGAAATATTATGAGTAAAAACAATGAAGAAAACCTAAGAGCTTTTTATCAGAAATTGCTAGAGATTAAAGACAAAGAAGCACAAAAATCGTTGAGCCAGCAGGAACTCAAAGAAATAGCCTTTGACCTGGGCTTTTCAGAAGATGAATGGCATTTGGTAGAGCAAAAAGTAGAAGGATACCTCAAAAATGGGCAGAGTTTTTTAAGCTTCAAAAACTGGAAAGACGCCATCCAACAGTTTGAACAAGCGCTTCATCTCAGCCCCAACAACCTGGCGGCTATTTATGGGCTGGCAATTGCCTATCATTCTATGCATCACGAATACCCCCATGAAAAATACAAAGAAAAAGCCATCGAGTATGCCCGTATCAGGTTAGTAAACGAGCCTGGGCACGAGCCTTCTATTCGCATTATCAGTGAGCTTCAAAAGCCCTCACAGACCAAAACTGTGACCGCCTCGCCTCGCCCACAAACGCCCGCAGCCAATGTTGGCAGTAAACGCGCTTCTATCATATTACTGGCAATAGTGCTTAGTGTGTTTATAGCAGGTGCCCTTGTCTTTTTTTCAGTTCAACGAGCCTCAGACGAAGATAACGTATACAAGACAGAAAAACACCTGCCAAAGGCAGAAACCTCTGCGTCTTGGTCTGAGAATGTGACCCCTACCAATAGAAATCGCAATAATGTACCAGTAAAGTTTGTACAATCATCCTGGAGCAAAGGTTTTAAACTTGCGCGTATAGAAGAATCTAAATTAAGACCTTCCCGCCAAAGGCTTTCTTACAAGCTATCGGGTGCTTTGTTGATTACTGGCAACCTTCCTATAGAAGAACTTAAACTAAAAGTAGAGTTTGTTACCCCTGAGGGTAAAGTAGGACTGGCTGAGTATGTGTCGGTAGTAAAAAAATACCAGCCCAATGCCATCAAAGGTGACTATGTGCCGTTTTACCTGTCGAAATACAGTAAAAGCTATGCTGCAAATGATTTAAGCGAAGTACGCTTGTTGGTGCATTCTGTCAAGTATGGCTCATGGAAAAAGCCTACCCACCGCCCTGTACCTACTGTGTGG
The genomic region above belongs to Microscilla marina ATCC 23134 and contains:
- a CDS encoding tetratricopeptide repeat protein, with amino-acid sequence MSKNNEENLRAFYQKLLEIKDKEAQKSLSQQELKEIAFDLGFSEDEWHLVEQKVEGYLKNGQSFLSFKNWKDAIQQFEQALHLSPNNLAAIYGLAIAYHSMHHEYPHEKYKEKAIEYARIRLVNEPGHEPSIRIISELQKPSQTKTVTASPRPQTPAANVGSKRASIILLAIVLSVFIAGALVFFSVQRASDEDNVYKTEKHLPKAETSASWSENVTPTNRNRNNVPVKFVQSSWSKGFKLARIEESKLRPSRQRLSYKLSGALLITGNLPIEELKLKVEFVTPEGKVGLAEYVSVVKKYQPNAIKGDYVPFYLSKYSKSYAANDLSEVRLLVHSVKYGSWKKPTHRPVPTVWAYDRPEGIKIDVLERAQQVRGYAKSTSHKVEVNFINKSAESLQRFKVEAQWLNHNDEIVHSVTRTLVFPHQADWYPNHNRLHRFHAYIKNLTPREIKGYRINIIEASTK